A stretch of DNA from Microlunatus sp. Gsoil 973:
CCCGGTGCCGTCGGTCAGGTGGACGTGGCCGAGCCGGTCGCCCCAGGACTTGGCCAGCTCGAGGGACTGCTGGCCGGCGGTCGAGGCGTGGGAGAAGTCCAGGGTGAGATCGTCGTAGGCGAGTTGGGTCGGATCCCATTCAGGCAGGTAGGCCTTGAGCTCGGTGCCGCGCATCCGCCACGGATACATGTTCTCCAGACAGAACCGGACGCCGGTGCGGTCGGTCAGGTCGCGCAGTTTGGGAACGAAGTCACGCGCGTAGTCACGCTGCCAGCGAAACGGCGGGTGCACCACGACAACGTCGGCATCAAGCTGCTTGGCTGCGGCGGCCGAGCGCTCGAGTTTGGCCCAGTTGTCGGTCCCCCAGGTGCGCTGGCTGATCAACAGGCAGGGCGCGTGGACCGAAACGACGGGGAGTTCGTGATAGTCGCGCAGCTTCTCCACGGCGTCGATGTCGGTGGAGACCGGATCGATTCCGACCATCAGTTCGATGCCGTCGTAGCCGAGCCGACCGGCGAGTTCGAAGGCACTCGACGTCGTCTCCGGATAGACCGACGACGTGGACAGCGCAATCCTGGGCGTCCGGACGTCGATGTTGTCTGTCACCCCTCCAATGTAGTGCGGCGCGGACAATCCAGCGTGTCGGCAGCCTCGGTAGCCACCTTCTTCGGGGTTTGCACGCAGTGTCGGCACCGTGCCGCGTAGGCTGCGCGTCGTGCCGGAAGTCATGATCGGTTTTCCCCGGGCCTATGCGGAGTTCCCCAACCCGGCGGACGACACCGAAGTGTTCAAAGTCGACCTCACGTGGTTGACGTCACGGTGGGAATGCATCTTCGGTCGGGGATGCGCAGGCATCTACGCCGACCGCCCCGACGACGGCTGTTGCACCCTGGGAGCCCACTTCGCCGACCTGGACGACGAGAAGCGGGTCCGGAAGGCGGTCAAGCGTCTCACCCCGGCGCTGTGGCAGAACTACAAGGAGGGCAAGAAGAACGGCTGGGTCGAGTACGAGGACGAGTCGACGGTCAACCCGGGCGAGGAGCCGGATCGCAAGACCCGGGTCCACAACGGCGCCTGCATCTTCCTCAATCGGCCGGGGTTCCCGGGCGGTTACGGCTGTGCGCTGCATCACCTGGCGGCCAGCGAGGGCAGGGACTTCGTCGAGACCAAACCCGACGTCTGCTGGCAGCTGCCGATCCGGCGACAGTTCCGTGAGGTGACCAGAACCGACGGCACCGAGTACACCGAGGTGAGCATCGGTGAGTACGGCCGCGACGGCTGGGGGCCGGGCGGTCACGATCTCGACTGGTACTGCACGGCCAACACCGAGGCGCACACCGCACCGCAGCCGGTCTACCTCAGCAACCGGTCGGAGCTGGTTGCGTTGATGGGCGAGCAGGGCTACCGCCGGCTGGTCGAACTGTGCGAGGAGTTCGAGAGCCGGAAGGGCTCACGGCTGCAGCATCCCGCCGACCCGCCACGCTGAGGCGACCACGCGGTCCAGCCGGACAGGACGATGGTCACCGGTTCGACCCCCGGATGCACCGAAGACCCCTCGATCGGGCAGCATGACCCCTATGGAACTCGACCATCTCTCCTTTGCCTGCGGCCACGAGGGACTTGCCGAGACCGCCGACCGACTGGGCCGGAGTCTCGGCGCGGAATTCGTCGACGGAGGATTCCACCCGCGTTTCGGAACCCGGAACCGAATCCTGCCGCTGGCCGACGGAACCTATCTCGAGGTCGTCGAAGTTCTTGATCATCCGGCCGCCGACAAGGTGCCTTTCGGGCAAGCGGTCCGGGCTCGTTCTGAGGCCGGCGGTGGCTGGCTCGGCTGGGCGGTCCGTGTCGATGATCTTGCACCCATCGAGAAGCGGCTTGGCCGGGCCGCCGTCCCGGGCGGGCGGCACGTGCCCAATGGCGACGAACTGACCTGGCAGCAGATCGGCATCAAGGGGCTGCAGTCCGATCCGCAACTGCCCTTCTTCCTCAAGTGGACCTCCGACATGGCGCTGCACCCGTCGAACTCGGCTTCCACCGATCCCAAGATCAAATTGCTCGGGCTGGAGATTGCCGGCGACCCGGACCGGGTCGACGACTGGTTGGGGGGTCACGCCGACACGGTGCTGACCGATTTCGAGATCAAGTGGATCGCCCCGAACGGCCAACCGGGGATCCTCGCAGCCACGTTCGCGACGCCCGAGGGCGAGGTACGCATCTAGGTCCCGCGTGAGACGGGCGCAATGAGATAGTTGGCGCTATGCCGATCTCGATCCACCCCGCAGTTGCGTCGGTGCCTCCGTACAAACCGGGCAGGCCTGCGCCGGTCGGACCGGACGGGGTGTCGTACAAGCTGTCCAGCAACGAGAATCCCTATCCTCCGTTGCCGGGCGTGGTGGAGGCCACCCAGCGTGCGGTCGCGCAGATGAACCGCTATCCGGACATGGCCAACACCGAGTTGACTGCTGCACTGGCCGCCAGACACGGCATCGGTGCCGACGAAATCGCCTTCGGTACGGGTTCGGTCGCCGTGCTCTACACACTGCTGCAGGCCGTGGTCGGCGAGGGCGACGAAGTGCTCTATCCGTGGCGGTCGTTCGAGGCGTACCCGATCGCGGTGCAGTTGACCGGGGCTCGTAGTGTCCGGGTCCCGCTCGGCCCGGGTGCCGTGCATGATCTCGATGCCATGCTGTCGGCGATCACACCAGCCACCAAGGTGATCTTGGTCTGTTCGCCGAACAACCCGACCGGACCGATCGTCGATCATGATCAACTGGCGGCCTTCGTCGGTCGGGTCCCCGAGCACATCATGATCGTCGTCGACGAGGCCTATCTCGAGTTCGCAACGGCGCCGAACCGGGTCCGCTTCACCGATCTTCGCCGACCGAACGTGGTCAGTCTGCGCACCTTCTCCAAGGCGTACGGGCTGGCCGGCTTCCGGGTCGGCTACTGCATCGCCGACCCTGTCGTCGCCGGCGCGATCCGGGCCGCGGCGACTCCTTTCGGCGTGTCCGGGCCGGCGCAGGCCGCGGCCCTGGCCTCACTGCAGGCCGAGGACCAACTGTTGGAACGGGTCAGTGAGTTGATCACGGAACGTTCGATCGTTGTGGCCGGCCTGCGTGATCTTGGATTCGACGTGCCGGACAGCCAGGCCAACTTCGTCTGGCTGCCGGCCGGTGAAAGGACCAACGCCTACGCCGAGGCGTTCGCCGCCGCTGGTCTGGCGGTCCGCGCCTTCTCCGACGAGCCCGACGCCGGTATCCGGATCACGGTCGCGGAGCCGGATGCGAACCGGCTCGTGCTCGAGGTCGGAAAGCAGTTGGCCGTCGGGTCCCTTGGCCGGTCCGTCGGCTGAATCGACCGCCGACCAGTCACGATTCGACACTGATGCCCGTCCGGTCTGGTCGGGTACCGCGCGAACGCCCTACGGTCGGCGTATGCCCATCTCAGCCCACATCGTCGTGCAAGGTGCCGAGCGCGCGGTCGCCTTCTACTCCGCGGCATTCGGCGCGACGGAAGTCTCCCGGATCCCGATTCCGGACGGCCGTCTGATGTCGGTGACGCTGCAGCTGAACGGATCGGAGTTGCACCTGGCGGACGAGTTCGCCGAGCTCGGTGTACTCGCACCGCCCTCCATCGGTGGTACGCCGGTGGTCCTCAGCCTCGAGGTCGACGATGCGGACGCCGTGTTCGCTCGGGCGATCGCCGCCGGCGCTACGGTGCGTCAGCCGGTCTCGGACATGTTCTGGGGCGATCGACACGGACAACTCGAGGACCCGTTCGGTCACCGATGGAACATCAGTCACCACGTTCGCGACATTCCCCAGGACGAGGTGGTGGCTGCGGCGGCGCAGCTGTTCGGAGCCTGATCCGGCTGATCAGTCACCCCAGTCCAGCTGGGCCTCCGGGACTCCGAGTCGCCGGCCGTGATCGACAGCCCGGGCGCGGGCCGTGTTGTCGCCGATCCGGTAGCGGAAGATCCTCTCCGGGAAGATCACGAAGTGCTCCGATGCGTTCTTGAAGTCGGCGTACCAGACGCCGGGCTCGGCGATCAGCGAATCCGCCAACCAGGCGGCCAATCGGTCGGCGTCAGCCTCGTCGACCGCGAAGTACAGCAGCGTCCAGCGGGTCGGCTGGTCCGCGGCGGCCGAAGCGTTGTCGAAGGTGGTGATCTTGGTGACCACCAGCCGCATGCCGTCCAGTTCGGTGCCCGGGCGCAGGCTCTGGGTGATCAACACGCCGTCGTACATGATCGTCATCCCTTCGGTCAGCGCAGCCTGGATCGAACAGCTGGTCCGAACAGTAGGCGGACCGATCCGACATCCAGCGCGTGTCCCACGAGAGTGTCGGACCCGCCGTCTACCTTTCCGGTATGGCCAAGACCAAGAACCGACCCGCCTTCTGTTGCACCGAGTGCGGCTGGACCTCTGCACGCTGGGTCGGACGCTGTGGTGAATGCCAGACCTGGGGCAGTGTGGTCGAGGAGGGCGCACCGAAGCTGACCAAGGTGCAGACCAACGTGCCCGAGTCGAAGGCCATGCCGATCGGTGAGGTCAGTGCCCGCGCGGCGACCCGCGCCAAGACCGGCGTCGGAGAGCTCGACCGGGTGCTCGGCGACGGGTTGGTTCCGGGGGCCGTCGTGCTGCTGGCCGGTGAGCCCGGCGTCGGCAAGTCGACCCTGTTGCTCGAGGTCGCCGCACGCTGGGCCAAGGCCGGCCGCCGGACGTTGTACGTCTCCGGCGAGGAGTCGGCGGCACAGGTCCGGTTGCGCGCCGGTCGGACCGATGCGCTGGCCGACGAGCTCTATCTGGCTGCCGAGACCGACCTCGGCACCGTGCTCGGGCACATCGAGGAGGTGCAGCCGTCGCTGATGGTGCTGGACTCGGTGCAGACCGTCGGTACGGCCGAGGCCGACGGTTCGCCGGGCGGGGTGACCCAGGTTCGTGAGGTGACCGGCGCACTGGTCCGGGTTGCCAAGCGGCGGGGCATGGCGGTGGTGATCGTCGGCCATGTGACCAAGGACGGCAACATCGCCGGACCGCGGCTGTTGGAGCATCTGGTCGACGTCGTGCTGGCCTTCGAGGGTGACAAGCATTCCGGTTTCCGCATGGTGCGCGCCACCAAGAACCGGTTCGGCCCCGCCGACGAGGTCGGCTGTTTCGAGATGGCCGAGAACGGGATCGTCGAGGTCGCGGATCCGTCCGGCCTCTTCACCTCGCGGCACGACGAGCCGGTGTCCGGCACCTGTGTCACCGTGACGATGGAGGGCCGGCGGCCGCTGCTGGCCGAATTGCAGGCTCTGGTCGCTCCCAGCAACCTCCAGTCGCCACGCCGGACAACCAACGGCATCGAGTCCAGTCGGCTGGCGATGATCCTTGCCGTGGTCGAACGTCGGGCCGGGATCAGGCTCTACAACCGCGATGTCTACGCGTCCACCGTCGGCGGGGCAAGGGTCAGCGACCCCGGTGCCGACCTGGCGATCGCCGTCGCGGTTGCATCCGCGGCGATGAACAAGGCCGTGCCCCGGTCGCTGGTCGCGCTCGGTGAGATCGGGCTTGCCGGGGAGCTGCGCCGCGTGCCCGGTACCGATCGCCGCCTGATCGAAGCCGCGCGACTTGGATTCACCGAGGCCGTCGTTCCGACCGAGTCCGGGCGGGATCGGGTCGGTGGACAGGAAGCTCGCAACGGCATGACCGTCCATCGCGTCACCACGATCGGACATGCGCTGGCGGTTCTCGGGTTGTTGCCGACCGACCGCCGGACTGCCGGTGGGGAGCCGGAGGCTGCGGAGGACTCCATCGCCGACCCACCACTGCTGCGCAAGGATCGTCTGGCTCAGGTGTTGAAGGAGCTGGAGCCCCAGTTCCCGGCCACCGAGTGACCGCGCCGGGGTCCGCCGGGCCGTCCCGTACGATGACGCGCGGACCATCCGTCGGACGAGTCACGCTTGGGTGGCGTGCAGCGAGGTGAATCTGTGGCACCGGATCCGGAGCAGCGTACGCGGGAACTGGAGTATCTCGCCCGGCTCGCGCCCGGCACTGGACTCCGTGACGGGTTCGAGCGGATCCTGCGCGGCCGAACCGGCGCCCTGGTGGTGCTGGGCGACACCAATGAGGTGATCGCGTTGTGTACCGGCGGGTTCGTCCTTGACGTGCCGTACACGCCGACGGCGCTGCGCGAACTGGCCAAGATGGACGGCGCAATCGTGATCACCAGCGATCTGTCCCGCATCGTCCGGGCCGGAGTGCACCTGATGCCGGATCCCCAGCTGGAGACGGTGGAGACCGGCACCCGCCACCGGACCGCGGACCGGGTCTCCCGGCAGACCGGGATCCCCGTCGCCACCGTCTCAGCGTCGATGTCGACGATCGCGCTCTTCATCGACGGTGTCCGGCGGCAACTGGAGACGTCGGAGCAGGTGCTCAGTCGGGCCAATCAGGCGGTTCAGACCTTGGAACGCTATCGGGAACGGCTCTGGCAGGTCATCGGTCGGTTGTCGGTGCTCGAAGTCGAGGATCAGGTGACGATCAAGGACCTGGCGTTGGTCGCACAACGGTTGGAGATGATCCGCCGGCTGCAGAGCGAGATCGAGGCGTACGTGTTGGAATTGGGCACCGACGGACGGCTGCTGGCGTTGCAGTTGTCGGAGTTGGGTGCCGGGCTGGACGAGCTTGTTGAGCTGCTTTCGATGGATTACGGCCCGTCCGACGGGACCGGTCTTGATCTTGCGGCGTTGGCCGGACTGACAACGGGCAAACTGCTGGAGACCGGCGAGGTCGCTCGCGCACTCGGCTTCGCCAATGCGCACCTCGACACCCGGCTGAGCGCCCGCGGCTATCGGCAACTGGCGCAGATCAACCGGCTGCCGACCGCCTACGGCGCCCGACTGGTGGAGCATTTCGGAAACCTGCAGGGCATCTTCGGCGCGACCACGGCGGAGTTGCAGGAGGTCGAGGGCGTCGGCGAGAGCCGTGCCCGGTTGATCCGCGAGGGGCTGACCCGGCTGGCGGAGTCGGCCTACGCCGAACGGCTCGGCTGATCGGGCCGATCGCCGCACCGACTTATTTCAAGATCAACAGGTAGTCCCGTGCCGGGGCGCCTTTGAGCCTGGAGAGCGCGTGGTAGTAGCCGGGCCGGGGTGTCTCCGGCCGGTTGGCGCACGTCTCGTCCTGGGCCGACCGCTTGCCGTTCCAGGTCACCGACCAGCCGACGCCCTCACCGGGCTCGAGCGTGGTGTCGGCCTTGTGCACAAGCCTGGTGCAGTCCTCGGTCGACCAGATGCGGTCGCTTCCGGAATAGATCCGCAGCCGGTAGTCATCGGGGTTGATCGCCAGCGAACAGGACTGGTCGGAACGGTTGACGTAGGACACCTCAAAGGTGACCTTGGCTCCGATGTCGACGGTGTGGGTCTTGCTCTTCAGTGTCCCCGCGAGTTGGTCTGCTGTGCAGGCGGGGTCTGGCGACGCTGACGCACTCGGCTTCTTCGGCGCAGGACCGGCCGGCTTTCCGGCGTTCTTGGTTGAGCCCTTGTCGGAGCCCTTGGAATCCTTGCTCGTCGGAGTTGCCGTAGCCGAGGTCTTTGCCGGACTCTTTGCCGAGGTTCGTGCCGAGGCGGTGGCCGACGGACGCTGCGTCGAGTCGGCCGTCGGGCTGGAGCCGGTAGGCGTCTGGGTCGAACCCGGGGTCGGACTCGGCGACAGCGTCGGACTTGCGGACGGCGTTGCGGATGCCAGTGCACTGCCTGTGCCGGACCCGCTGGTCAACGCCGTGGCGGACGGTGTGGCGGACGGAGTGACGGCCGGGATCGCTGAATGGGTGGGCGGCGCGGCGGCCTGACCAGGGCTTCCGCCGAGATTGACCAGGAAGATCAACACGATGATCAGCAGCAGCAGCATCACGCCGACCACCACGGCGCGGCGCACCCAATAGGTCTCTGCGGATTCCGGGCCGACCGGCCGCATCACCCCACCCATGGCGCGACGATAGGCATGCCGCGCGCGCCGACCGGGTATGCCACGCCGTGGATGCCCGACGTCGGCGCGACGTTGGGGGTGATTACGGTGGCCCGGTGGAGTATGCGGACGTGGTGAGCAGGACGCTGCGCTGGTATCGGCACGCAGCCCGCGATCTGCCGTGGCGTCGACCGGACGCGGGTCCGTGGGCGATCATGGTCAGCGAGTTCATGTTGCAGCAGACCCCGGTCGCCCGGGTGCTGCAGCCCTGGCAGGAGTGGATGCAACGCTGGCCCTCGCCCGTCGCTCTGGCCGAAGCGCCGGGTGGTGACGCCGTACGAGCCTGGGGACGTCTCGGCTATCCGCGCCGAGCCCTCCGCCTGCACCAGGCGGCGACCGCGATCCGCGACGATCACGGCGGCGAGGTGCCGGATGACTATCACAGCCTGCTGGCCCTCCCGGGCGTCGGCTCGTACACCGCTGCCGCGATCGCCAGTTTCGCGTTCGGCCGCCGTCATGTCGTCCTTGACACCAACGTTCGCCGGGTGCAGGCCAGGATCGCCACCGGTGTTGAGTTTCCGCACGCCGGCCCCACTGCAGCCGAGCGTGACCTGGCCGCCCGGTTCCTGCCCGCCCGGTCCGATCGCGCCGCCCGGTGGGCGGTGGCGTCGATGGAACTCGGTGCCCTGGTATGCACCGCCCGCAGCCCGCGTTGCGATCAGTGCCCGGTGCGGACGTTGTGTGCCTGGCGGACTGCCGGGCATCCGCGGTACGCCGGCCCCCCGCGCGTCGGGCAGCGCTATCAGGGCACCGACCGGCAGTGTCGTGGCGCGCTGCTGGCGGTTCTCCGGTCAACTGACGAGCCGGTGTCCGCCGAGGAACTCCGGCTGGCCTGGCCCGATGCCGCCCAGCGCGAGCGGGCGTTGGCGTCCTTGATCATCGACCGCCTCGTGGTGTCGCGATCCGACGACCGCTTCATGCTGCCGACCTGACCCCGTTCCGCCCCGGGACGGCCGTGCTCGGGGCGGTCCGTAGTCTGATGGCATGACCGTCACCGCTCCGACCATTGGTCTCCTGCACGGCGCCCAGATGCCGACCCTCGGCCTGGGCACGTCACCGATGAACGATTCCGACACCGCCGCCGCCGTCCGGGCTGCACTCGAGTCGAGTTACCGGTTGCTCGACACCGCCGAGAACTACCACAACGAGCAGGGCGTCGGTCAGGGGCTGCGGGATTCCGGCGTCCCGCGCGAGGAGGTGTTCATCACCACCAAGTTCAACAAGCGCTGGCACAGCGTCGACGGCGCGCGGCAGGCCTTCGAGAACAGCTGCCAACGGCTCGGTGTCGACTACATCGACCTGCTGTTGATCCACTGGCCGAATCCGGCGCAGGACCAGTACGTCGACGCTTGGAGGGGCCTGGCGAAACTGCTCGAGGCGGGATCGGTCCGGGCGATCGGAACCTCGAACTTCAAACCTGCGCATCTCGATCGGATCATCGACGCCACCGGAGTCGTTCCGGACGTCAACCAGATCAACCTGAACCCCTACAAGGTGCGCAGTGGCCCGGTGGGGTATCACGCCGAGCACCGGATCATCACGATGTGCTGGAGCCCGCTGAGTCCCCGAGAGCTGCTCGACGAACCGGTGATCACCGAACTGGCCGCGCGGTACCAGCGGACACCGGCCCAGATCGTGTTGCGTTGGCAGACGCAGCAGGGCTACGTCACGGTGCCGAAGTCCTCCTCACCCCAGCGGATCAAAGAGAACATCTCCATCTTCGACTTCGATCTGACCTCCGACGAGCTGGCCGCGATCAGCGGCCTCGATCGGGGCGAGGCGGCAGTCACTGATTCCGACGTCTTCGGGCACTGACTCCGGGCCGTTGATCAGCTGTCGATGAAGGGTGACGTACCGCCTCGGGCGATGAACGCCTCGACCGCGTTGTCGATCACCGGCAACGGGACACTGCCCAGCGACAGGATCTGATCATGGAAGTGGCGGAGGTCGAAGGCTGCGCCGAGCGCCTGTTCCGCCCGCTGCCGGGCCTCGGTGATCTTGAGCATCCCCAGGTAGTATGCGGTCGCCTGCCCCGGCCAGGCGATGTAGCGGTCGACCTCGGTGACGATTTCATGATCACTGATCGCGGTGTTGTCGCGTAGATAATCCTGGGCGCGTTCCCGACTCCAGCCCAGGGCGTGCATCCCGGGATCGATCACCAGCCGCACCGCCCGCCACATCTGGTAACTGAGCATGCCCATCATCTCGAACGGCGTTTCGTAGATCCCCATCTCGACGCCGAGCCGCTCGCTGTACAGCCCCCACCCTTCGCCGTAGGCGGAGATGTAGACCTTCTGCCGGTATTCGGGATGCTGGGTCTGCTCCAGCGCGAACGGGATCTGGAACGCGTGACCCGGCGCCGCCTCGTGCAGGGTCAGCGCCGGGATCGAGTACAGCGGGCGGGCTGCCAGGTTGTAGGTGTTGAGGATGTAACGGTGCGGTCCGCCGCGGCCGAACGTGTAGAAAGGCGCCAGATCCGGGGGCGGCTCCTCGATGCCGAACCGCATCCGCGGCAACCGGCCGAAGTAGTGATGAGCGACCGCGTCGAATTTCTTGGCCTGCCAGGCGGCGAAGTGCAGCAGCTCGGCCGGGGTGTTTGCGTAGAACTTCGGGTCGCTCCGCATGAAGGCCAGCATGGCGTCGGCGTCGAGGAACCCGACCGAGCCGGCGACCTCGGCCATCTCCGATCTGATCGCCGCCACGTGTTCCAGGCCGATCTGATGGATCTGCTCGGCGGTCAGCCCTGTTGTGGCGTACTCGCGCAGTTGGCAGGCGTAGAACTCCTCACCACCCGGCCCATCGATCGCTGCGATGCCGGTCGGCAGCCGAGGGAAGTACTCGTCGGTGAAGAAGTCGAGCAGTCGGCGGTACGCCGGGAGTACGTCGTCGGTGATCATTCGGCGGCCTGTGGTGATCAACCAATCACGGTCGGCGATCGATCCCGGCAGGGTGGTCAACGGCTGGAAGAAACCGGTCTCCTCCGCGGAGGATTCGGCCACCGCCCGGATGGTCGCCTCCCTGCCGATCATGGAGATCTGCGCCGGTGCGAAGCCGCGGCCGGCGCCGGCCCGCATGTTCGCGATGTTGTGTTCGACATAGCCGGGGATCTGTTGGATCCACTCGATGTAGGCCTGCACCTCGTCCACGGAGCCGAGCCGTCGGCGCGACTGCGCGCCGAGTTCCATCCAGAAACCGGAATCGGCGTTGGCCGGTCGTTCGAACATCCGATGGTCCTGCCGGCTGATCAACGTGGAGATCTGGTAGCGGTACACGTCGAAGTCCTGGGCCTGTTCGGCGGTCAGCGCCGACCTGTCGATGCCGTCCAGTTGACCATCGACCTCCCGCCAGCGGTCGAGCCGGCGCCGTTGCGCCTCCGGTCCGACGTCCGGCAGCCGCGGGGTGAGCGGTTCGTCCAGCGAATGATCGGGAAACTGCTCCTGCCGCCAGGTCCACTCCGCCTCGGCGATCTTGCAGAAGGTCTCGTACGTGGTCCTGCCGTCAAGATCACTCACCGCTCTCCCCACGGACGAAGGCTGCGATGTCGGCGGATTGGACGATCCGGGACTCCTCGTGCACGTAGGTCATGTGCCCGGCCGGATAGTACTTCCTGACGATCTTGTCGGCCACCTCGTCCGGTACGTCCAGATGATCAAGCACGTATTCGCTGGCCGAGAACGGGGTTGCCGCGTCGTAGTAGCCGAACCCGACGTAGATCCGCAGGTCCGGTTGGGCCCGCAGGGCCGCCGAAAGCTCCTCGGTCGTGGTGACCGCCCGGCCCTCGAATTCCTTGTAGGACCACGGCTGGACACGGCCGGTGAGGATCTCGTACTCGAGGTCGCTGTGGAAGTCGAGCTCGGCGCGCACGTACTGGTTGAACGCCGCCGTGTACGGGAAGAAGATGAACATGTGCGAGGGATCGGTCTCCTGCACCTCGTTGTTCAGATTGGCCGGGGCCATGGTGAACCGGGTGTCCAGGCGGCCGGTGTCCAGGCCGCGGTCCCTCAACAACTCGGCGAAGAAGTGCCTGTGCTCGATCCGGAAGCGGGCGCGTTCGATGTAGCCGGGATCCAGCCCGATCAGCTCCGACATCTCACCGGCCAGCGCCGAGCGTTCGTCGGCGGTCAACCGCGAGCCTCGGGCCAGTGCGGGAGCGTAGGTGTCGGTGGCGAACCGTCTGGCTCGTTCGATCCGTTCCTCGACCTCGGCGACGCCCAACCCCTGGTGGTAGGCGGCAGTTGCAGCATAGGTGGGCAGGAAGTGGATGTAGGGCAGGTCGTTGCCGCGGGTGAACCGGATCGTGCCGAAATCCAGGACCGCGCTGATCAGGATGATCCCGTTCAGGGCGATGCCGTGCCGGGTGATCAGGTGTCCGGCCAGCGACGCCGCTCGCGTCGTGCCGTACGACTCGCCGGCCAGGAACTTCGGCGACAGCCAGCGCTGGTGGCGGCCGAGCCAGATTCTGATCACTTCGCCGACAAGATCACGATCCCGGGTGTAGCCGTGATACTCCTTCGGTTTGCCGCCGACGACGCTGCGGGTATAGCCGGTGGTCATCGGATCGATCAACACCAGATCCGCGTAGCGCAGCAGGGTCTCGGTGTTGTCGGTCAACCCGTACGGCGCGGTCTGCGGGTCGTCGACGTCGCCGGCGAGCACCCGACGGGGACCGAAGAGGCCGAGATGCAACCACACCGAACTCGATCCCGGGCCGCCGTTGAAGGCGAACACCACCGGCCTGCTGCTGTCACCGCCCTTGGCGATGTAGGAGGTCACGAACACTTCGGCCTTGGGCTTGTGTCCGGAGAACGTGTCGTCCTCCAAGTGCTCTTCGTTGATCACCATCGTGCCGGTGATCGCCTCGTACTCCAGCTCCCAGTCGGAGCCGGTGAGGGTGTGGTTGGTAGTCACCAGGTTGTCGGTCGGTTCGGGCTTGTCGCCCGTTGCCGTGTCAGGCTTCTCGTTGGCCGTGTCGACGGTCACCTATTCAATCCTTTCGATGATCAAAGAACTTGCGATGTTCAAAACCTTTGGTCAGGAACCTGACTCGGAGCCGGCGCGGCGTCCGGGGAGCGGGGACCGGCCCATTCGGAGCGGACATGGGCGATGTGCCGGTGCATCAGGGCCTCGGCCGCCGCACCGTCGCGAGCCTCGATCAGATCGAGGAGTTCGTGGTGCTCGGCCGCAGAGGCCCGCAACTGCCCGGACTCCAGCAGCGGAGTCAGACCGAGCAGGCGGGTCCGGGTACGGAGATCAGAGACGATGGTGCTCAACACCGGATTGTGTGCGTGCTCCAGCAGGGACAGGTGGAACACCCGATCGGCTTCGATGTACCCGACCAGATCCTCCCGCTCGACCGCCTCGACGATCGCCTCGGCGAGCCTGCGCAGTGCGGGCAGGTCCTCGGCCGGGATCATCGGGGTGGTCTCGCCGACGACCGGCGGCTCGAGCAGTTGCCGTACTGCCGCGATCGCGTCCAGGTCCGCATCGCTGATCTCGGTGACACGGTAGCCCTTGTTGGGCAGGGCTTCGACCATGCCCTCCCGGACGAGATCGAGCATCGCCTCACGAACCGGCGTCGGGGAGACACCGAGCATGTTGCCGATCGCGGGGGCCGAGTGCACGTCTCCGGGACGCATTGCCCCGGAGACGATCGCGGCCCGTAGGGCGTTGCCGACGGAGTCGCGCAGGGACTCCCGCTTCTGGAGCCGCGCGAAGCCGGCAATCGTCCGGGAAACCATCCATCACACCTCACATATCCTGGTGTTTGAAGCGGCAACCGATGTGTGACATGGTACTGCCTAGTGATCTTCACGCCGTCATCC
This window harbors:
- a CDS encoding A/G-specific adenine glycosylase; its protein translation is MEYADVVSRTLRWYRHAARDLPWRRPDAGPWAIMVSEFMLQQTPVARVLQPWQEWMQRWPSPVALAEAPGGDAVRAWGRLGYPRRALRLHQAATAIRDDHGGEVPDDYHSLLALPGVGSYTAAAIASFAFGRRHVVLDTNVRRVQARIATGVEFPHAGPTAAERDLAARFLPARSDRAARWAVASMELGALVCTARSPRCDQCPVRTLCAWRTAGHPRYAGPPRVGQRYQGTDRQCRGALLAVLRSTDEPVSAEELRLAWPDAAQRERALASLIIDRLVVSRSDDRFMLPT
- a CDS encoding aldo/keto reductase, whose amino-acid sequence is MTVTAPTIGLLHGAQMPTLGLGTSPMNDSDTAAAVRAALESSYRLLDTAENYHNEQGVGQGLRDSGVPREEVFITTKFNKRWHSVDGARQAFENSCQRLGVDYIDLLLIHWPNPAQDQYVDAWRGLAKLLEAGSVRAIGTSNFKPAHLDRIIDATGVVPDVNQINLNPYKVRSGPVGYHAEHRIITMCWSPLSPRELLDEPVITELAARYQRTPAQIVLRWQTQQGYVTVPKSSSPQRIKENISIFDFDLTSDELAAISGLDRGEAAVTDSDVFGH
- a CDS encoding DUF885 family protein; its protein translation is MGRAVSDLDGRTTYETFCKIAEAEWTWRQEQFPDHSLDEPLTPRLPDVGPEAQRRRLDRWREVDGQLDGIDRSALTAEQAQDFDVYRYQISTLISRQDHRMFERPANADSGFWMELGAQSRRRLGSVDEVQAYIEWIQQIPGYVEHNIANMRAGAGRGFAPAQISMIGREATIRAVAESSAEETGFFQPLTTLPGSIADRDWLITTGRRMITDDVLPAYRRLLDFFTDEYFPRLPTGIAAIDGPGGEEFYACQLREYATTGLTAEQIHQIGLEHVAAIRSEMAEVAGSVGFLDADAMLAFMRSDPKFYANTPAELLHFAAWQAKKFDAVAHHYFGRLPRMRFGIEEPPPDLAPFYTFGRGGPHRYILNTYNLAARPLYSIPALTLHEAAPGHAFQIPFALEQTQHPEYRQKVYISAYGEGWGLYSERLGVEMGIYETPFEMMGMLSYQMWRAVRLVIDPGMHALGWSRERAQDYLRDNTAISDHEIVTEVDRYIAWPGQATAYYLGMLKITEARQRAEQALGAAFDLRHFHDQILSLGSVPLPVIDNAVEAFIARGGTSPFIDS
- a CDS encoding S10 family peptidase: MTVDTANEKPDTATGDKPEPTDNLVTTNHTLTGSDWELEYEAITGTMVINEEHLEDDTFSGHKPKAEVFVTSYIAKGGDSSRPVVFAFNGGPGSSSVWLHLGLFGPRRVLAGDVDDPQTAPYGLTDNTETLLRYADLVLIDPMTTGYTRSVVGGKPKEYHGYTRDRDLVGEVIRIWLGRHQRWLSPKFLAGESYGTTRAASLAGHLITRHGIALNGIILISAVLDFGTIRFTRGNDLPYIHFLPTYAATAAYHQGLGVAEVEERIERARRFATDTYAPALARGSRLTADERSALAGEMSELIGLDPGYIERARFRIEHRHFFAELLRDRGLDTGRLDTRFTMAPANLNNEVQETDPSHMFIFFPYTAAFNQYVRAELDFHSDLEYEILTGRVQPWSYKEFEGRAVTTTEELSAALRAQPDLRIYVGFGYYDAATPFSASEYVLDHLDVPDEVADKIVRKYYPAGHMTYVHEESRIVQSADIAAFVRGESGE
- a CDS encoding GntR family transcriptional regulator gives rise to the protein MVSRTIAGFARLQKRESLRDSVGNALRAAIVSGAMRPGDVHSAPAIGNMLGVSPTPVREAMLDLVREGMVEALPNKGYRVTEISDADLDAIAAVRQLLEPPVVGETTPMIPAEDLPALRRLAEAIVEAVEREDLVGYIEADRVFHLSLLEHAHNPVLSTIVSDLRTRTRLLGLTPLLESGQLRASAAEHHELLDLIEARDGAAAEALMHRHIAHVRSEWAGPRSPDAAPAPSQVPDQRF